A window of Gadus chalcogrammus isolate NIFS_2021 chromosome 2, NIFS_Gcha_1.0, whole genome shotgun sequence genomic DNA:
TTTTATGCAACaatttatataaaaaattaacaaaaacaAGCATTTCCCTTGAAGCCAGTCCACGTCTCAGACGGACCCCCCGGGTTCTGACCGCCCCGGACCCGGCCCCCCCGTGGCCCGGCCCACAGAAGGACTCCTCTGGACTCCTGGTATTATGGGCTGTGGCTCTGCTGGGGGAGCAGCTGGCCGCTCAGAgctagtgagggggggggtatggCTATCTTATTAAacacggagcaggaggaggcgagGGGGGGTTATTAGGGTGTCGGAGTGAGCGGGGGGGTGCAGACCGAGGACAATGAGCTGCCGTGACTCTGGAGCTCAGCCAACGGGCGCACACAGGCCTGTGACGGAGGATAAAGTACGTTTGTAGAACAGGACATTTAATACCAATGACGAAGAGAACAAATATGAATACGTATGAATGTACGCAGAGCCATTGAAAGAGAAACGGTGTGATTTAGAAACTTTGAAATGTGGGGTCCGTTTTTTGGTTTAAATGTATGGAATCAGGAGACAGAGCACTGAGAAGACTCTTCAGAAAAGTGAGGATTGCAGACTCTTCCAAAACCAACTCATGTAAACATTCACTTCTGAACCTGTCCGAGGACAACATCTTAATGAATACATTTACCCGTCTTTATTAGACACACGATGTACAAGGTTCAACACATTCAACACTTTATTCTATACATCGTCATGTTCATCTGAACTTGCATATATTCACGTTATTCTTCTGTAAAAATAACCTCAGCTCATAAGAAATTAAACAAAGAATCTGAAAATAACAACTTTTTTCTTATTCCTAGAGTCATATTTGAATCATTTActtacaaatgtattttattctgctggaaaatgaaaagaaaagaatCTAGAAACATTTTGAAGTAACGTGCgatcaaatgtaaaaaataaaataaacttctGCCCTCGCTGCGCTACGTCTctacgtccgtccgtccgtccgtccgtctctatgtccgtccgtccgtctctaCGTCCGTGTCCCGGGGGGAGGCGGCAGAGTGGGCCCGACGCTGCAGTACTGCATGCGGACCACCCGGGCTCGGGCCTGGGGCCGTGggagcccagcggggggggggggggcggcctgcACCGGGACGTCTAAAGCGTGGATCTAGAAAACATTCACTTCACGGGACCTACAGACAGGACGGCCCTGCCCCGCCGCCGTAAGACGACACGCAAGACAAATCCAGCGCACCTTCTGCGTCTCAGGGCCGCTATCAGAATGTGCCGTCACCGTGCCGACGGAATGGGGTGTGCGtgatgaacccccccccctaacaaTGCCCCCGGGTTCTAATAATATAAAGTGCTGGGGGGCTTGGAGGGGCATTCTGAGTGCATGGgcaccctgtcccccccccgaTGGCAGCCGACCAATCACGTGCACCCGGCCACGCGGATCACAAGCTGGTCCACGAGGGACCGGAGAACATTCGTTCCTCTGCACCGACACCAAGATAAtactgcaacaacaacaacaaccggtGGCCAGAGgaatagaggagagggagatgggggaggagagggagaggggggaggagaggagaggaggaggaggagaggagagaggtgaggagaggagaggaggagaggagaggagaggagaggagagaggaggagagctgcATTTGGCTTCAGCCTGAAAACGTGCTCCGGGTTTGAAGGAGGAAACATCTGCCTCCACCAGAGGTtgctctaccacacacacacacacacacacacacacacacacacacacacacacacacacacacacacacacacacacacacacacacacacacacacacacacacacacacacacacacacacacacacacactaactggGGCAAAGCAGATTGCAGTGTAAAGTGCTGAGCTCTCCACGGCTGTCCGTCCGTCGACTGCAGGTCTTGGCCAAGGTCCTTCCTCGCTGTAAGAGTGcaaaaacaaaacttcaaacTAAAATGGAGGCCGTTTCGTGTTGACCTGCTCCACACCTCCTCCACTCTGACATTCAGGGTGGAGGAACCGCagggaggaagaaaaagaagaatcCCTCCGTCccacagagaggagcagagcctCTGGGAGTCAAACTAATCCCACGCCGTCACAAACAAAAAACCCTGAAGTAGAAAACTAATCACGTGGCGTCCCTCCACCGCAGGCCAAACCCCGCTGGAGGAACCACCTTCGTCACCACcatcgccctcctcctcctcctcttcctcagggcTAGTTGGCGAGCACCACGGACGGGAAGGACTGGGGGGGGTACTGCAGGCTGTACCCCCCCAGACCCTCCCCGAAGGGGGGCTTCTCCCCGTAGGACAGCCCCCCGGGGCCGGGCGCGGCCGGGCGGGCGAAGGGGTCGTAGCTGGGGTGGGCGTTGAGGTGGGGGGGCGGCTGGAAGGGGCTGGCCATGGGCTGGGGGTCCACCTCGAAGTACAGGGCCCCCGGGGAGCCGGGGAACACAAACTCTTTGGCGTTGGGCGACAGCTGgctgggcggggcgggggcccCCAGCGCGtgcagggccagggccaggggctTGTGCTTCAGCAGCTCCGCGGGGGGGAGGGCGGCGGGCGGGGAGCGCGACAGGATCCTCTGAGGGGGCACGGCTACCACggcaacgccgccgccgcccgggcccccgggggcccccggGCCGGCCGCGCTGCTCTTCTTCATCTTGGTGGAGCCGAACTTGGTGGCGGCGAAGCTGGCGGTGGTGAAGGTgatgggctggagggggggccggccgggggccccggggggctgctggggggggggcaggtaggACAGCCCCCccaggggcggggagggggtggaggggttggaGGAGTGCGCGGTGGGGGTGCCGGGGTAGCTGAAGAGGGcggggccgggcgggggggcggggccgggcgtGGGCGAGGCCGACAACGAGCCCAGCAGCCCGGGGGACCCCCGCCCGCCCACGGGGACAAACACCTGGGCGTCGGGGTTGAAGCCCAGGCTCCGGGCCTCGTCGGGGCCCCCGTCCCCCGGGGCCCCGTCCCCCGGCGGCTCCCCCCGCTCCGCGCCCCCGCCCGGCCCCGGGGGGTCCTCCAGGTACAGCACCTTCAAGGCGCCCTGCTCCCCGATCTGGTAGGACACCTCGTAGGGGTCCACCCAGATGCTGAGCTCGGCCGGGACGTTGGCGCGGACCTCCTCCGTGTCCAGGCCGCTGCGCCTGGCCGCCAGCTCCACCACCGGGTCCCGGGGGGCCCCCAGGTGCAGGCAGCGGAAGGCCGAGCCGCGCAGCGGGGCCTCGGGGTACCAGTGGCCCTCGAAGCGCGCCACCAGGAggcgctccagctcctccccgaACAGGTCGGCTCGGCGCCGCGGCAGCTTGTTGTACAGGTAGGACACGATGAAGTTCAGCgccaccttcacctccaggaGCATGGCGCCGCTACCGGAGGGCGGGgctaccgggggcggagctaccaGAGGGCGGAGCTACAAGATGGCGcctggtgttgttgttttgctttaGCAGTAAAGGGGGCCGTGTTCAAACCGGGGCCATCAACACAGGTACATATGCAGGGGAACTGGGTTTATAAAGTGTATAAAACGTGTGCTGCCACCATGATGGGGCTCTGTGTGTAGGCGGTCAGCGGAGTCCCTCTCAAGGCTCCTGATTGGACGGCTCTGCAGACAACGGTGTCAAGTTTCAACTgtaagaaaaaacaaaataacgaAGCAGATTTAGGCGGAGGCACGACAATTCTTTCATGGATCAAACACACCCCTTTTATGACCGGActtggaccagatgaaatgatcTGTAGTCGCAAATCGTCCCTCTCTAAGCATGATGTCGTGATCCCGTTAATCTGAACCGGATGAGAGTCGCCCAGAAGCGTCGGAACCGAAGGACCACTTCTCATCCTTCACGCGGGAGGAAACTGGACGTGTTAGGTGATGATGACTGCGAGGCGGAATGTAAAATGGCAGAAGGGCTGGCGGACCTATGGAACACAGTTTCCCACCATGCAGTACTGGGCGCGTCACCGAGCCGCGTGTGTCCGCGGCCCCCCCACCTGCCATAAACATAAACAATTCGCCCACATCTTCTCCCCTGGCAGGTGGGCTTCACCAGCATACACAATCATCTCAATCTCCACCAATCTGAAGACCGGAATTACCGAATCAACGACTTCATACATTAAGCAGACCCGAACGTCAGGCTAGGTTTACATCCGAGACGCTCCAGAACAATCCAACTACGCCACGGAGCCTGGAGCCTTAACTTACAATCTCTACAGAACAGAACCGGGTCCAATGTCACCCAATGTCATCTAACCCAAAGCGGACTCCAAACAAAGGCCTGACACGACATTATAACAACATATGGCGGTCCAGCAGCGGAAGTCTGACCGATGGCCGAGTAGCGACACACTTTACCCCGATAATAAAACTAGATTCACTGTCAGGACACccggagatacagagagactaGCGTCAGATACAACGATATAGGATCATAATACAGCATTACCGGGCACATAGGACTGGCTTTGATGatccacacacaaccacacacacacacacttgacaaacacacacacttgacacacacacattgtgtttcACTGGCATTGCAATAGGATTTTAACTCGTGAACGCACAGACCATTTGGGGATTACCTCTAGGTATATCAGAAAACTAAAACGCATTGTCACTACAGAACAATGTTCAACCATAAGGTCATTGAAGATAATGTTTGCTGGACTCTGGTCTCATGCATGTCAACCACAATGTGCACTAATGGAAAAGGCAAAACTCTCCATCTGCTACAGAAACCACAGGAAAAACACAGACTCCGGTTTATGTTGGGGCGACAATGAAATCAGACTTTTATTGAGATTACAGTTTGACGGCAGAGCGCCTGCGAAGAGGTACCAGCCGACAGTCTGATTACATAACCTACTTTGGGGATGACAATCTctataaataatacattctgGAGCAGGTGCCTGGGTAAACGTTCAATTCTACTTACTGGTATTAAGAGTGAGTAGATTCTCTGTTTCCCTTGTGACTGCGCCTATTGGAAGTGTTCAATGTCTTCAGATGTTTGAGGTCTGAACTCCAGTCCTGTTTCAGGGCCCGGGCTCACAGCCTGCTGCGTGGCGCGTCCAGATCAAACTTTACTGTTTGACAACCCGGCGTATTTATACAGCTTGATGTGCACACACCCCCAGCAGTGACGAGCCAGCCGCGGAACTACTTTCTGGACGTTATCTCTGGCTGTGATGGGTCTCCTATAGCTCTGCTGTTTACCTTCGTGACTGTCTGCTAAAGCACTTCCCTTGATGTTGGGAAAATGTGCACATTTGGAAAAATCACAAATGCTATGTATCACAATGATCATGTTATTGGAGGGGATAAAAGCTCTTAAAGACGTGTGAACAAATACTGTGGGCGTATTTAGCCATGGCATCCTTTACATTAACATATTTTAAAATATCCTCCCACCAGCAATAACAGACCTATTTTATTTGGCGTAAGGATATTTGTAGTTCCATGTGAGGCTGAGCCATGGCTAAAAATATAAGTGGTGATAGCAACAGAGACTCCATTGGCTGAGATAAGGGAGGGCCCTGCGTTTATTGGGCCGCGGTGACCAGTCAGCAAGGCCAGGAAACAGACAGTCAGCAGGGCTTGTGGGTAATGAGGTCTGCTGCTAAATAATGTGTGTTCTAATAATGTCAGGTAATGATTATAGGCAATTTATTATGGCTTGAAAATGAGACataggaagaaaagaaaaaaaatagaaagaaagaaattaatagaaagaaataattaataataaacaaaaataagataATAACGATACACAATAACGACACTCCAGTTAAAACGTTTCAGTCAAACCTAACGAGATCAGCTGCAGTAATGTATCCGTAGCCCAAATGATCGGCTGCTCTTTTGCCTACTTTTCACATGTTGGTTTGGATCAGTGGAATGAATATGTTTATGATGAATATGTTTATTCATCTTGTTCTAATGATTTGATGCACGTTtccagaaaataaataagaatccCGAATTttattacattaaaaaaattataaatataatgttTTAATACATTATATCACATTTCGTGGTAATGAGTGGTCAGCTGAATGAGATCAGAGAATACTTCTTCTTAAAACtaatatgcatttatttttatcataATTATTCTTAGACTCGCACTAAACTAGAACGTCAATGAACGTAAGTAGCATAGGCTGTCCTTTTATAATACACTGGTTGCAGGCCTGTAACTTGAAACTGCATCATCAGGGAATAAGTGAGCGTTTATGTCTTCATTAAGAAGAAAATTAACCGGAACAACAACCAAACTGTCGTTTCTAAAGGCAAATTATGTATTATACATTCATATTAATAGTAGGCCTTTGTATTGCATAAAGAAGACCTTTACATTAAAAGTTGACTTGACAGACTATATTGTAATGGTTTTACGGTTTGAATAGTTTCAGAGTAGGAGAACTACAATCATGGCCGACACcgtgttattattatatcatctGACGTCACAAAACGGCGACTCGTTGTCAGGGAACAAAATGGCGTATTACTGTTTGACTGTCACTAGGCTACGGGTAAGAAATTATAATTCTGTATTACAAATGACTTTTTACGTGTTGGCATCCGACACCTGAGTTCAGATAAGAAGGGTTAGCGTCACATGTTGATCCTCGGCCGTATCGGTGACCTCAGAGAGAGTTAGGGGACATTGCGCCGTCTACAGGTCCCAGTGTCGCAGTTGTTATCGTCGACTGGGAACCACTCCATCAGGACCATAGGGCGGCCAGAACAACGACACTGTCGAATAAATAACGATCTGGATCCTAGTCGACCCAGATCCCGGTAGTCCGCGGTCCCGATGGTCGAGCTGTTAGCAAGGTGACCGCAAGGTGACTTGAGGAGCAGCGGGACCGACAGTGATTGAGTAGTTCTAGAGACAGACAGCGCCCACAACAGCAGGACGGgctgctgctgtctgtctgtcagcggTGGAGCACCTGTCCGTGTATCTTTAGAGTTGGGCTCAAAGCATGcccatatatatagatatggaaattaaattatatttagAGAGCAATGTAAAGGTATTCACCACTATTCGAAAAAGATAAGGCTTCTGTGTTCCTTTGAAGGGTATCTTGTTAAAGATCACACAAACTGACTAGTGGAAGGGTAACGCGTCATACTGTAAAATAGTGTCGCTTCAGCCGCCCCTAAACCCAGTGAGTGAGTTTAAGGCCCCTAACCTCCCCTAAACCCAGGGAGTGTGTTCATGGCCCCTAACCTCCCCTAAACCCAGGGAGTGTGTTCATGGCCCCTAACGTCCCCTAAACCCAGGGAGTGTGTTCATGGCCCCTAACCTCCCCTAAACCCAGGGAGTGTGTTCATGGCCCCTAACGtcctcccctcctgtcccctcccaGCTGGCCCTCGGGCCCGGGGCCCGGAGGCTCCACGTCGCCGCGGCCCTCAGGGCCAGGGCTCAGGTGTCCATGAGCCGCTTCGAACCGGACTCCTTCGTCGACTACGAGAAGATGAGCAAGAACATTGGCATCGTTCGCAAGAGGTCAGCAGCTGCcttcgccgtgtgtgtgtgtgtgtgtgtgtctgtgcgtctgtgtgtcacGTGCACATAAGTAAGGCCGGCCTTGACATTCAGAGCCCTGACTCCTCAGCGTCGCTGGACTCTCTGTCCGCTGTAGATAAAGGTCAGCAGCACAGATCGGTTTCCGATCGCACCGCAGTCCTCCGGACACCGCAGTAGCCTCCGGACACCGCAGTAGCCTCCGGACACCGCAGTCCTCCGGACACCGCAGTCCTCCGGACACCGCAGTAGCCTCCGGACACCGCAGTAGCCTCCGGACACCGCAGTAGCCTCCGGACACCGCAGTAGCCTCCGGACACCGCAGTAGCCTCCGGACACCGCAGTCCTCCAGACACAGCAGTAGCCTCCAGACACAGCAGTAGCCTCCAGACACCGCAGTAGCCTCCAGACACCGCAGTAGCCTCCGGA
This region includes:
- the LOC130404617 gene encoding protein Tob2, with the translated sequence MLLEVKVALNFIVSYLYNKLPRRRADLFGEELERLLVARFEGHWYPEAPLRGSAFRCLHLGAPRDPVVELAARRSGLDTEEVRANVPAELSIWVDPYEVSYQIGEQGALKVLYLEDPPGPGGGAERGEPPGDGAPGDGGPDEARSLGFNPDAQVFVPVGGRGSPGLLGSLSASPTPGPAPPPGPALFSYPGTPTAHSSNPSTPSPPLGGLSYLPPPQQPPGAPGRPPLQPITFTTASFAATKFGSTKMKKSSAAGPGAPGGPGGGGVAVVAVPPQRILSRSPPAALPPAELLKHKPLALALHALGAPAPPSQLSPNAKEFVFPGSPGALYFEVDPQPMASPFQPPPHLNAHPSYDPFARPAAPGPGGLSYGEKPPFGEGLGGYSLQYPPQSFPSVVLAN